From a single Fulvivirga ulvae genomic region:
- a CDS encoding rod shape-determining protein translates to MKKDTNNITIDIGNNNTMLTLGVSSSLTAPSVVALEPKTQGCRGVGRIALDMEGKVNGKLRVIRPLKSGVIADLDAASKMLQALVKTLYPDKSFLTSYNEILASVPYGTTEVERRALRVAIGQFKARKNWLVFEPLAAAIGMQLNISEPEGKFIIDIGGGLTEIALISLSGIVSYSALRVGGDSFNADIRLYMEKRHLVTVSEKTAEELKLRLGTVSHSVVPLHESCTVVGKDHLTGIPKRIKIHYKELVAVFNQSMARIVDAVISTLETCPPELSGDIYSQGVYLTGGGALLRGLKETLENNIRLRVHMDTDPLSTVSRGMQIALASSNTYKNIFFK, encoded by the coding sequence ATGAAGAAAGATACAAACAACATAACAATAGATATTGGAAATAATAATACCATGCTTACTTTGGGAGTATCAAGCTCTCTCACAGCACCGTCAGTAGTAGCTCTGGAACCTAAAACCCAGGGATGCAGAGGTGTAGGTCGGATAGCACTTGATATGGAAGGCAAAGTAAATGGTAAGCTCAGAGTTATCAGACCTCTAAAATCAGGCGTGATCGCAGATTTAGATGCTGCGAGCAAGATGCTCCAGGCTTTGGTAAAAACACTTTATCCTGATAAATCATTTTTAACCAGTTATAATGAAATTCTTGCGTCCGTACCCTATGGTACCACTGAGGTAGAGCGAAGAGCTTTAAGAGTAGCTATAGGCCAGTTTAAGGCTCGCAAAAACTGGCTTGTTTTTGAACCCCTTGCCGCTGCAATTGGGATGCAACTTAATATATCAGAGCCAGAAGGGAAGTTTATAATAGATATAGGCGGTGGACTGACCGAAATAGCTTTAATTTCTTTATCAGGAATAGTTTCTTACTCCGCATTGAGGGTAGGAGGTGATTCATTTAATGCCGATATAAGGCTTTATATGGAAAAACGCCATTTAGTAACTGTAAGTGAAAAAACAGCAGAAGAACTGAAATTACGACTGGGAACTGTGTCTCACTCTGTGGTTCCGTTACACGAAAGTTGTACCGTAGTTGGCAAAGACCATCTAACGGGTATTCCGAAGCGCATAAAAATTCACTACAAAGAGCTTGTTGCGGTTTTTAACCAGTCAATGGCCAGAATTGTGGATGCCGTGATCAGCACTCTGGAAACCTGTCCTCCTGAATTATCAGGAGATATCTATTCTCAGGGGGTATACCTTACCGGCGGGGGAGCCTTGCTCAGAGGGCTTAAGGAAACTCTCGAAAATAATATAAGGCTTCGGGTGCATATGGATACAGATCCATTATCAACAGTTT
- a CDS encoding GreA/GreB family elongation factor, whose translation MKYENIILEENEYILITGLLNRYLTSEACLNEDWCLNLNQELSEAVVKSNSEMPGDVVRMNSVIDVETDFGVKNDIILVKPAERDINDNKVSVLSPMGSALIGYAQGDQVVWNLPKGKSIIKILRVTNK comes from the coding sequence ATGAAATATGAAAATATAATCCTTGAAGAAAATGAGTACATCTTAATAACAGGACTGCTTAACCGGTACCTGACCTCGGAGGCATGCTTAAATGAAGATTGGTGTCTCAACCTTAATCAGGAATTATCCGAAGCAGTAGTAAAAAGTAATAGTGAGATGCCTGGCGATGTAGTAAGGATGAATAGCGTTATAGATGTGGAGACTGACTTCGGCGTGAAAAATGATATCATACTTGTAAAGCCTGCAGAAAGAGATATTAATGATAATAAGGTGTCAGTTTTATCTCCCATGGGATCAGCATTGATAGGATATGCTCAAGGTGACCAGGTGGTTTGGAACCTGCCCAAAGGCAAAAGTATAATCAAGATTTTGAGAGTGACAAATAAGTAG